A portion of the Adhaeribacter radiodurans genome contains these proteins:
- a CDS encoding Sec-independent protein translocase subunit TatA/TatB gives MAMNNVLAFIGGLGTSEVMVIMLVILLLFGAKRIPELAKGLGKGIREFKDATKEIKNEVENAVKDDTHTTSK, from the coding sequence ATGGCAATGAACAATGTTTTGGCTTTTATTGGTGGCTTAGGTACCAGCGAAGTAATGGTTATTATGTTGGTAATCTTATTACTTTTTGGCGCTAAGCGTATTCCCGAACTAGCCAAAGGTTTAGGTAAAGGTATCCGGGAGTTTAAGGATGCTACCAAAGAAATTAAGAACGAAGTAGAAAACGCCGTTAAAGACGACACTCACACTACTTCTAAATAA
- a CDS encoding twin-arginine translocase TatA/TatE family subunit has product MLAYTVFAFLGVTEVILIIAVLLLFFGASRIPGIGRGLGKGIREFKDATKGKPTHTDKEVKNRNEPPLV; this is encoded by the coding sequence GTGCTTGCGTATACTGTTTTCGCCTTTTTGGGAGTAACAGAGGTAATTTTAATTATCGCTGTATTATTGCTGTTTTTTGGTGCCAGTAGAATTCCGGGAATTGGCCGCGGTTTGGGTAAAGGAATTCGAGAATTTAAAGATGCTACCAAAGGAAAACCAACCCATACAGATAAAGAAGTAAAAAATCGAAACGAACCCCCACTAGTTTGA
- the gatA gene encoding Asp-tRNA(Asn)/Glu-tRNA(Gln) amidotransferase subunit GatA: MKRYNNLLEVHQDLANGTVTCRDLVHYYLENIERKKHLNAFLEVYSDEALAKADEVDQKLANGTAGRLAGMVLGLKDVLAYKDHPLQSSSKILTGFKSLFTATAVQRLLDEDAIVIGRQNCDEFAMGASNETSAFGPVLNEIDPTRVSGGSSGGSAVAVQADLCLASIGSDTGGSVRQPAAFCGVIGLKPTYSRISRYGLTAYASSFDQIGPITRSVDDAALLLEIMAGPDEYDSTVSQREVPAYSQLLDPEGDPKYRIGYISDTLESEGLDPEIREAMQSTIQNLREEGHTVEAVDFHYLDYIVPTYYILTTAEASSNLSRFDGVKYGYRSNLATDLLSMYKKSRAEGFGHEVQKRIMLGTFVLSADYYDAYYTKAQKVRRIIKEKTEELLSQFDFLIMPTTPTTAFPIGGNPTNPLAIYLADIFTVQASLAGVPAISIPVGTDKDGLPIGMQILTKSFAETKLLAFSKSVTEKITIA; this comes from the coding sequence TTGAAGCGTTACAATAATTTATTGGAAGTGCACCAGGACTTAGCAAATGGCACTGTTACTTGCCGCGACCTGGTGCATTACTATTTAGAGAATATCGAGCGTAAAAAACATTTAAACGCTTTCCTCGAAGTTTATTCGGATGAAGCGCTGGCTAAAGCCGATGAAGTAGATCAAAAACTCGCTAATGGTACAGCCGGACGTTTGGCTGGTATGGTACTAGGTTTAAAAGATGTATTAGCTTACAAAGACCATCCGCTGCAATCGTCCAGCAAAATTCTAACAGGTTTCAAATCTTTGTTTACTGCTACCGCCGTACAGCGCCTGCTAGACGAAGATGCCATTGTTATTGGCCGCCAAAACTGTGATGAATTTGCAATGGGTGCTTCGAACGAAACCTCCGCTTTTGGTCCGGTACTGAATGAAATTGACCCTACCCGAGTTTCTGGTGGTTCATCGGGTGGTTCGGCAGTTGCGGTACAAGCCGATTTATGTCTGGCCTCTATTGGTTCTGATACTGGTGGTTCTGTAAGGCAACCGGCTGCTTTTTGTGGAGTAATTGGTTTAAAACCTACTTATTCCCGCATTTCGCGCTACGGCTTAACGGCTTACGCCTCTTCTTTCGATCAAATTGGTCCCATTACCCGCAGCGTAGATGATGCCGCTTTATTGCTCGAAATAATGGCGGGACCGGATGAATACGATAGTACGGTAAGTCAACGGGAAGTACCGGCTTATAGTCAGCTTTTGGACCCAGAAGGTGATCCTAAATACCGGATTGGCTACATTAGTGATACTTTGGAAAGCGAAGGTTTGGACCCGGAAATCCGGGAAGCCATGCAGTCTACGATTCAAAATTTACGGGAAGAAGGTCACACGGTAGAAGCCGTAGATTTTCATTATTTAGATTACATTGTACCTACTTATTACATATTAACTACCGCCGAAGCCAGCTCTAATTTATCTCGCTTTGATGGAGTAAAGTATGGATATCGCAGCAATTTGGCTACGGATCTGCTTTCGATGTACAAGAAATCGCGCGCCGAAGGTTTTGGTCACGAAGTACAAAAACGTATTATGTTGGGTACTTTTGTTTTAAGCGCGGATTATTACGATGCTTACTATACTAAAGCGCAGAAAGTTAGAAGAATAATCAAAGAAAAAACCGAAGAACTATTAAGTCAGTTCGACTTTTTGATTATGCCTACCACTCCAACTACGGCTTTTCCAATTGGGGGTAATCCTACCAATCCCTTGGCCATTTATCTGGCTGATATTTTTACAGTACAGGCTTCGTTGGCGGGTGTACCAGCTATTTCAATACCGGTAGGTACCGATAAAGATGGTTTACCAATAGGAATGCAAATTTTAACTAAATCTTTTGCTGAAACCAAGCTCTTGGCTTTTTCTAAATCTGTTACTGAAAAAATAACCATTGCTTAG
- a CDS encoding lytic transglycosylase domain-containing protein — protein MMKIRLLSLLFLFSGLLLSFESEAGFFLNTKNKVVVLADTLYPTALSDTVALADTTHLEEILGLALPDSVPMVTNDLIMDRLSCLQKDIPLHFNAYVRGFVDYFTIRNRKYSRRVLSRENVYFPLFEQYLAKYNLPNELKYLAVVESALIPRAVSHAAAVGLWQFVPSAASDYKLKINTYIDERMDPEKATDAACRYLRNLHRMFGGNWELALAAYNCGPGNVRKAIKRAGGQADFWAIFPFLPKETRGYVPSLTAIIYTMNHALDHEIKPDTLLYATLTDTILINQSLDLKKLSQQLSLAPDELPKLNPEVKKAILPVTVRNYPLKVPVTHKTLLASNRTSILDSCKLPDLTQPSYQNILIAKNRATPAAVPTTTLPDSATTDSLQKKEYRVAAGDNLTRIANRYNITVEQLRTWNNMSPSDKLYTRQKLTIFTSAAPNNLLASNASTQPIVDEASEAKTSVKSVSSRKNTQNKKSVSRVKLVHTVQPNDTLWSISRRYNDIPVEKIKKLNRLKNNSLKPGMKLVIS, from the coding sequence ATGATGAAGATCAGACTCCTTTCTCTTTTATTTTTATTTTCCGGCCTGCTCCTGTCTTTTGAAAGTGAGGCCGGTTTTTTTTTAAATACAAAGAATAAAGTAGTCGTTCTGGCGGATACCCTGTATCCAACAGCCTTATCTGATACGGTTGCATTAGCAGATACCACACACCTGGAAGAAATTTTAGGTTTGGCTCTCCCCGATTCCGTTCCTATGGTAACAAACGATCTTATCATGGACCGGCTGAGTTGTCTGCAAAAAGATATACCCTTGCATTTTAACGCTTATGTGCGGGGCTTTGTCGATTATTTTACCATTCGCAACCGTAAGTATTCTCGCCGGGTATTATCTCGGGAAAACGTTTATTTTCCATTATTTGAGCAATATCTAGCTAAGTACAATTTACCAAACGAACTAAAATACTTAGCGGTAGTAGAATCGGCGTTAATACCCCGGGCAGTTTCTCACGCGGCGGCTGTAGGTTTATGGCAGTTTGTTCCTTCGGCAGCTTCTGATTATAAGTTAAAAATTAACACTTATATCGACGAGCGCATGGATCCGGAGAAGGCTACAGATGCTGCCTGCCGGTATCTGCGTAATCTTCACCGCATGTTTGGGGGTAACTGGGAACTTGCTTTGGCTGCTTATAATTGTGGGCCTGGCAATGTTCGTAAAGCCATTAAACGCGCCGGTGGTCAAGCTGATTTCTGGGCTATTTTCCCGTTTTTACCGAAAGAAACCCGTGGTTACGTACCTTCCTTAACGGCCATTATTTACACCATGAACCATGCCTTAGACCACGAGATAAAGCCGGACACTTTACTTTACGCAACCCTCACGGATACAATTTTAATAAACCAATCGCTGGATTTAAAGAAGTTATCGCAACAACTAAGTTTAGCGCCGGATGAGTTACCTAAATTAAATCCGGAAGTTAAAAAAGCGATTCTGCCGGTAACCGTTCGTAATTATCCGTTAAAAGTACCTGTTACTCATAAAACCTTACTGGCGAGCAATCGAACTTCTATTTTAGATTCCTGTAAATTGCCCGACCTGACTCAGCCATCTTATCAAAATATTTTAATTGCTAAAAACAGAGCTACTCCTGCCGCTGTTCCCACCACTACTCTTCCCGACTCGGCTACAACCGATTCTTTGCAGAAAAAAGAATATAGAGTAGCTGCCGGTGATAATTTAACTCGTATAGCCAATCGTTATAATATAACAGTAGAACAGTTACGTACCTGGAATAATATGAGCCCAAGTGATAAGTTGTACACTCGGCAAAAATTAACAATATTTACTTCGGCTGCTCCAAACAATTTATTAGCGAGTAATGCTTCTACCCAACCAATTGTAGATGAAGCAAGCGAGGCTAAAACATCTGTTAAATCAGTATCTTCGCGCAAGAATACGCAAAATAAGAAATCTGTCTCCCGGGTAAAACTGGTTCATACGGTACAACCGAATGATACCTTGTGGAGTATTTCCCGGCGCTATAATGACATTCCGGTAGAGAAAATCAAAAAACTAAACCGGCTTAAAAACAATAGCCTAAAACCAGGTATGAAATTGGTTATCAGCTAA
- a CDS encoding NADP-dependent malic enzyme yields the protein MIKINKQDALNYHQQGQPGKIEVVPTKMLSSQIDLALAYSPGVAEPCKEIFNNKEDAYKYTSKGNLVGVISNGTAVLGLGNIGPDASKPVMEGKGVLFKKFAGIDVFDIEIDCTDPEEFIRIVRSLEPTFGGINLEDIKAPESFKIEVALKEQMKIPVMHDDQHGTAIISSAALLNALELVGKKIQEIKIVMNGAGAAAIACAKLYLALGAKIDNVVMFDKDGIIDPERNDLDIYRAQFVTTRKIKTLAEAMTEADVFIGLSAGNVLPPEYVKLMAKNPIIFALANPDPEIAYDTAMAVRNDLIMATGRSDHPNQVNNVLGFPYIFRGALDVRATEINEAMKLAAVHALSELAKEPVPEIINKAYADKTIAFGREYLIPKPLDPRLITTVSPAVAKAAMDSGVAKCPIHDWVKYDQELQERIGINQKLMNRIINQAKTNPKRIVFAEADHYKILKAAQIVLDQKIAQPILLGNQKRIETLIAENALDLDGAIIIDPSKEAKKREKFARVFYEKRKRKGITLYDARKLVRGRTYFGALMVETKEADALISGLTKDYSQTILPALQIIGVEENVNRVAGMYIIQNKKEPYFLADTTVNINPTAEEMVDIIGLTARAVHFFDVEPRMAVLSYSNFGSNRGDVPNKTVLATKLAKERYPNLLIDGEMQANTAVNRSLIQEHYPFSELAEKGANTLIFPDLTSGNIAYKLLQEIGEAETIGPILMGMHKPVHILQLGSSTRDIVNMIAIAVVDAQNHESRNARKVTLPEAIAGKVDSLA from the coding sequence ATGATTAAAATAAACAAACAAGATGCGCTTAATTATCACCAACAGGGTCAACCAGGGAAAATAGAGGTGGTACCCACCAAAATGCTTTCCTCCCAAATTGATTTAGCTCTAGCCTATTCGCCCGGAGTAGCAGAACCTTGTAAAGAAATTTTCAATAATAAAGAAGACGCTTATAAATATACTTCTAAAGGAAACCTGGTTGGTGTTATATCAAATGGTACCGCTGTATTAGGTTTAGGAAATATTGGCCCAGATGCTTCTAAACCGGTAATGGAAGGGAAAGGAGTATTATTTAAAAAATTTGCCGGAATTGATGTTTTTGATATTGAAATTGATTGCACCGACCCGGAGGAATTTATCCGGATTGTGCGTTCGCTGGAACCAACTTTTGGCGGAATCAACTTAGAAGACATTAAAGCACCCGAAAGCTTTAAAATTGAGGTAGCTTTAAAAGAGCAGATGAAAATTCCGGTAATGCACGACGACCAGCACGGCACGGCTATTATTTCCAGCGCGGCTTTACTAAATGCGCTGGAGTTAGTAGGTAAAAAGATACAGGAAATTAAAATAGTAATGAATGGCGCTGGTGCTGCTGCCATTGCTTGTGCTAAATTATACCTGGCTCTGGGGGCTAAAATTGATAACGTTGTGATGTTTGATAAAGATGGTATCATTGACCCGGAAAGGAATGATTTAGATATATATCGGGCGCAATTTGTCACTACCCGAAAGATTAAAACGCTAGCCGAAGCCATGACGGAGGCAGACGTATTCATTGGTTTATCGGCTGGTAATGTGTTACCACCGGAATACGTAAAACTAATGGCCAAAAACCCGATTATTTTTGCCTTAGCCAACCCCGATCCGGAAATTGCCTACGATACAGCGATGGCAGTGCGGAATGATCTAATTATGGCAACCGGGCGTTCCGATCATCCTAACCAAGTAAATAACGTACTGGGGTTTCCTTATATTTTCAGAGGAGCATTGGATGTGCGGGCTACTGAAATTAACGAAGCAATGAAATTAGCTGCCGTACATGCCTTATCTGAATTAGCGAAAGAACCGGTACCTGAAATTATTAATAAAGCATATGCCGATAAAACCATTGCTTTCGGGCGTGAGTATTTAATCCCTAAGCCATTAGACCCACGTTTAATTACCACGGTTTCACCTGCAGTAGCTAAGGCCGCTATGGATTCGGGGGTAGCAAAATGTCCTATTCACGACTGGGTAAAATACGACCAGGAATTGCAGGAGCGTATTGGCATTAACCAGAAATTAATGAACCGCATTATTAATCAGGCTAAAACCAATCCAAAACGCATTGTATTTGCCGAAGCCGACCATTACAAAATTTTAAAAGCCGCTCAGATTGTATTAGATCAAAAAATTGCCCAACCTATTTTATTAGGTAATCAAAAACGAATAGAAACTTTAATTGCCGAAAATGCTCTGGATTTGGATGGCGCTATTATTATTGATCCATCTAAAGAAGCCAAAAAACGAGAAAAATTCGCCCGGGTTTTCTACGAAAAGCGCAAACGCAAAGGAATTACCTTGTATGATGCCCGTAAACTAGTGCGGGGACGTACTTATTTTGGGGCATTAATGGTAGAAACCAAAGAAGCGGATGCTCTTATTTCTGGTTTAACCAAAGATTATTCTCAAACTATTTTACCGGCTTTGCAAATTATTGGGGTAGAAGAAAACGTGAACCGTGTAGCGGGCATGTATATTATCCAGAATAAAAAAGAACCGTACTTTTTGGCTGATACCACGGTAAATATTAATCCTACCGCCGAAGAAATGGTAGATATTATCGGGCTAACTGCAAGGGCAGTGCATTTCTTCGACGTTGAACCTCGCATGGCAGTACTGTCCTACTCCAACTTTGGATCTAACCGCGGCGATGTACCAAACAAAACTGTTTTAGCTACCAAGTTGGCAAAGGAGCGCTATCCTAATTTACTTATTGATGGAGAAATGCAGGCCAACACAGCCGTAAACAGAAGTTTAATACAAGAACATTACCCGTTTAGCGAACTGGCCGAAAAAGGAGCAAACACTTTAATTTTCCCGGATTTAACTTCGGGTAATATTGCCTATAAATTACTGCAGGAAATAGGCGAAGCGGAAACAATTGGCCCGATTTTAATGGGTATGCACAAGCCCGTACATATTTTGCAGCTTGGTTCTTCTACGCGCGACATTGTAAATATGATTGCTATTGCTGTAGTAGATGCACAAAATCATGAAAGCCGGAATGCTCGAAAAGTAACTTTGCCCGAAGCAATAGCCGGCAAAGTGGATTCTTTAGCATAA
- the ruvA gene encoding Holliday junction branch migration protein RuvA, whose amino-acid sequence MIAYIDGKLTYKDPTYVIIEVGGIGYQIKISLNTYAGLVEGERCKLFTFLHIKEDAHTLYGFSELAEKNIFLHLISISGVGPNTGLMILSSLSVAEIQQAIVREDVRTIQRIKGIGAKTAQRLILELKDKLKKDVLVDQVNVSAASHNTNQNEALSALITLGFARTVAEKTLDAIIKREGSHLTVEEYIKLALKSS is encoded by the coding sequence ATGATTGCATACATCGACGGCAAACTTACTTATAAAGATCCAACCTACGTGATTATTGAAGTAGGTGGTATTGGTTATCAAATTAAAATTTCTTTAAATACTTACGCAGGTTTAGTCGAAGGCGAACGTTGTAAGCTATTTACTTTTCTGCATATTAAAGAAGATGCGCATACTTTGTATGGCTTTAGCGAATTGGCTGAAAAAAATATTTTTTTGCATCTTATTTCTATTTCCGGCGTGGGGCCTAATACGGGTCTGATGATTTTATCTTCGTTAAGTGTAGCAGAAATTCAGCAGGCAATTGTGCGTGAAGATGTTCGCACCATTCAACGAATTAAAGGGATTGGAGCAAAAACGGCACAGCGGCTTATTTTAGAATTGAAGGATAAGCTCAAAAAAGATGTTCTTGTAGACCAGGTAAACGTTTCCGCAGCATCGCACAATACGAATCAAAACGAAGCGTTATCAGCTTTGATTACCTTAGGTTTTGCCCGGACCGTTGCCGAAAAAACGCTTGATGCCATTATAAAGCGAGAAGGCAGCCACCTTACGGTGGAGGAATATATCAAATTAGCATTAAAATCTTCCTAA